In Mycobacterium sp. 050128, one genomic interval encodes:
- a CDS encoding AurF N-oxygenase family protein, translating into MARTRMVRRWRKKMEVRDDAEYVKMLATLSEGSVRRNFNPYTDIDWESPEFAVTENDPRWILPATDPLGRHPWYQAQPQERQIKIGMWRQANVAKVGLHFESILIRGLMNYTFWVPNGSPEYRYCLHESVEECNHTMMFQEMVNRIGADVPGMPRMLKWLSPLVPLVAGPLPVAFFIGVLAGEEPIDHTQKNVLREGKSLHPIMERVMAIHVAEEARHISFAHEFLRKRLPELTKRQRFWTALYLPLTMKMLCRAIVVPPKSFWREFDIPREVKKELFFRSPESRKWLSDMFGDVRMLAYDTGLMENRSARLMWRICKINGKPSRYRSEPQRQHLSAVPAA; encoded by the coding sequence ATGGCTAGGACACGAATGGTCCGGCGTTGGCGCAAGAAGATGGAAGTGCGCGACGACGCTGAGTACGTCAAGATGCTCGCCACACTGTCTGAGGGGTCGGTGCGGCGAAACTTCAACCCGTACACCGACATCGATTGGGAGTCACCCGAGTTCGCCGTCACCGAGAACGACCCGCGGTGGATTCTGCCGGCGACCGACCCGTTGGGGCGCCACCCCTGGTATCAGGCTCAGCCGCAAGAGCGCCAGATCAAGATCGGCATGTGGCGCCAGGCGAACGTGGCCAAGGTGGGTCTGCACTTCGAGTCGATCCTGATCCGCGGCCTGATGAACTACACGTTCTGGGTGCCGAATGGATCCCCGGAATACCGGTACTGCCTGCACGAATCGGTTGAAGAGTGCAACCACACCATGATGTTCCAGGAGATGGTCAACCGCATCGGCGCCGACGTCCCGGGTATGCCGCGGATGCTGAAGTGGCTCTCGCCGTTGGTTCCGCTGGTGGCTGGGCCGCTGCCGGTGGCGTTCTTCATCGGTGTGCTGGCCGGCGAGGAGCCCATCGATCACACGCAGAAAAACGTTCTGCGCGAAGGCAAGTCGCTGCATCCGATCATGGAACGGGTGATGGCGATTCACGTGGCCGAGGAAGCACGGCACATTTCGTTCGCGCACGAATTCCTGCGGAAGCGGTTGCCCGAGTTGACCAAGCGGCAGCGGTTCTGGACGGCGCTGTACCTGCCGTTGACCATGAAGATGTTGTGCCGGGCAATTGTGGTGCCGCCCAAGTCTTTCTGGCGCGAGTTCGACATTCCGCGCGAGGTCAAAAAGGAACTGTTCTTCCGGTCGCCGGAATCGCGTAAGTGGCTGTCCGACATGTTCGGTGATGTGCGCATGCTGGCCTACGACACCGGGCTGATGGAGAACCGGTCCGCACGGCTGATGTGGCGGATCTGCAAGATCAACGGCAAGCCGTCGCGCTACCGCAGCGAGCCGCAGCGTCAGCACCTGTCTGCTGTCCCGGCCGCGTAA
- a CDS encoding VOC family protein, whose translation MPITIEPALSPHLVVDDAAAAIDFYVKAFGAEELGRVPGPDGRLIHAALRINGFTVMLNDDFPETCGGKSMTPKSLGGTPVTIHQTVTDVDAKFKQAVDAGATVVAPLADQFWGDRYGVVEDPFGHRWSLGQPVREVSMEEIEAAMSGQAG comes from the coding sequence ATGCCCATCACCATCGAACCCGCCCTGTCCCCGCACCTCGTCGTTGACGATGCCGCGGCCGCAATCGACTTCTACGTCAAGGCCTTCGGCGCCGAGGAGCTGGGGCGCGTGCCCGGCCCCGACGGCCGGTTGATCCACGCCGCGCTGCGCATCAACGGATTCACCGTGATGCTCAACGACGACTTCCCGGAGACCTGTGGCGGTAAGTCGATGACACCGAAGTCGCTGGGCGGCACGCCGGTGACAATCCACCAGACGGTCACCGATGTCGACGCGAAGTTCAAGCAGGCAGTCGACGCGGGAGCAACCGTGGTGGCCCCGTTGGCGGACCAGTTCTGGGGCGACCGCTATGGCGTGGTCGAAGACCCGTTCGGTCACCGCTGGTCGCTGGGCCAGCCGGTGCGCGAGGTCAGCATGGAGGAGATCGAAGCGGCGATGTCGGGGCAGGCAGGCTAA
- a CDS encoding FAD-dependent oxidoreductase, producing MPHVITQSCCNDGSCVFACPVNCIHPSPDEPGFATTEMLYIDPDACVDCGACVSACPVGAIAPDNRLEGKQLPFVEINASFYPKRPADVKLPPTSKLAPVIPAAQVRARRRPLTVAIVGSGPAAMYAADELLTQHGVRVNVFEKLPTPYGLVRAGVAPDHQNTKKVTALFDRVSRHRHFRFYLNVEVGKHLSHAELLAHHHAVLYAVGAPDDRRLDIDGMGLPGTGTATELVAWINGHPDSVDLPVDLSHERVVIVGNGNVALDVARILTSDPDELARTDISDRALEVLRHSAVREVVIAARRGPAHSAFTLPELIGLTGASDVVLDAGDHDLVERDLATTSDTLTRNKLEILSKLGDASIPGTRGRIRLAYQLTPTRVLGEQRATGVEFSITGTQDTHRIDAGLVLTSIGYRGKLIRDLPFDESTSVVPNDGGRVVDPASGRAVTGAYVAGWIKRGPTGFIGTNKSCSFQTVQSLVADYNAGTLNDPVTKPDGLDRLVHARQPGVVDSAGWAAIDAAEIARGIDDGRPRNKFTDVADMLAVAATAPPAPKRRLLARLLG from the coding sequence ATGCCGCACGTTATTACCCAGTCGTGCTGTAACGACGGGTCCTGTGTCTTCGCCTGCCCGGTGAACTGCATCCACCCGTCACCGGATGAGCCGGGATTCGCGACGACGGAGATGCTCTACATCGATCCGGACGCCTGCGTGGACTGTGGCGCGTGTGTGAGTGCCTGTCCGGTGGGCGCGATTGCGCCCGACAACCGGCTGGAAGGCAAGCAACTGCCTTTCGTCGAGATCAACGCGTCGTTCTACCCGAAGCGACCGGCCGACGTGAAGCTGCCGCCGACGTCGAAGCTGGCGCCGGTGATCCCGGCCGCGCAGGTGCGTGCCCGCCGCCGGCCGCTGACCGTGGCGATCGTCGGGTCCGGCCCGGCGGCGATGTATGCCGCCGACGAGCTGCTCACCCAGCACGGCGTGCGGGTCAACGTCTTCGAAAAGCTGCCCACGCCTTACGGTTTGGTGCGCGCCGGGGTCGCCCCCGATCACCAGAACACCAAGAAGGTGACCGCGCTCTTCGACCGGGTCTCCCGGCATCGCCACTTCCGGTTTTATCTCAACGTCGAGGTGGGCAAGCACCTGAGCCACGCCGAGCTGCTGGCGCACCATCACGCCGTGCTCTACGCGGTCGGTGCGCCCGACGACCGACGACTCGACATCGACGGCATGGGCCTGCCCGGCACCGGCACCGCCACCGAGCTCGTCGCGTGGATCAACGGTCATCCCGACTCCGTCGATCTGCCGGTCGATCTCAGCCACGAACGCGTGGTGATCGTCGGCAACGGCAACGTCGCTCTCGACGTTGCCCGCATCCTCACGAGCGACCCGGACGAGTTGGCCCGCACCGACATCTCCGACCGTGCACTCGAGGTGCTTCGCCATTCGGCGGTCCGCGAGGTCGTCATCGCCGCCCGGCGCGGTCCCGCCCACTCGGCGTTCACCCTGCCCGAATTGATCGGCCTGACCGGCGCATCCGACGTGGTGCTCGATGCCGGCGACCACGACCTGGTGGAGCGCGATCTCGCCACCACCTCGGACACGTTGACCCGCAACAAGCTCGAGATCCTGAGCAAGCTCGGCGACGCGTCGATTCCGGGCACCCGCGGGCGCATCCGGCTGGCCTATCAGCTCACGCCCACCCGCGTCCTGGGTGAGCAGCGCGCCACCGGCGTGGAGTTCTCGATCACCGGCACCCAAGACACGCACCGGATCGATGCGGGCCTGGTGCTGACGTCGATTGGCTACCGCGGCAAGCTGATTCGCGATCTTCCGTTCGACGAGTCGACGTCGGTTGTTCCGAACGACGGCGGTCGTGTCGTCGACCCCGCCTCCGGTCGGGCGGTGACCGGGGCCTACGTAGCCGGGTGGATCAAGCGAGGGCCGACGGGATTCATCGGCACCAACAAGTCGTGCTCGTTCCAGACCGTCCAGTCGCTGGTGGCCGATTACAACGCAGGCACGCTGAACGACCCGGTGACCAAACCCGACGGCCTGGACCGGCTCGTGCACGCTCGTCAGCCCGGCGTCGTCGACTCCGCGGGATGGGCCGCCATCGATGCCGCCGAGATCGCCCGTGGCATCGACGACGGCCGCCCGCGTAACAAGTTCACCGATGTCGCCGACATGCTGGCTGTCGCGGCGACGGCGCCACCGGCGCCGAAACGCCGGCTGCTGGCGCGGCTGCTCGGTTAG